One window of Manduca sexta isolate Smith_Timp_Sample1 unplaced genomic scaffold, JHU_Msex_v1.0 HiC_scaffold_1805, whole genome shotgun sequence genomic DNA carries:
- the LOC119191691 gene encoding LOW QUALITY PROTEIN: cytochrome b-c1 complex subunit 7-like (The sequence of the model RefSeq protein was modified relative to this genomic sequence to represent the inferred CDS: deleted 2 bases in 1 codon), whose translation MAFRATAMMAFRATPVVRSSLNKWAYNLAGFNKYGLLRDDCLHETPDVQEALRRLPQHIVDERNFRIVRALQLSLQKTVLPKEEWTKFEEDKLYLTPIVDQVKKERLEKENWEKEY comes from the exons atggCTTTCAGAGCGACTGCTATGATGGCTTTCAGGGCTACCCCCGTTGTTCGTA GCAGTTTAAACAAATGGGCATACAATCTAGCTGGATTTAACAAATACG GTCTACTGCGTGATGACTGCTTACATGAGACCCCAGATGTCCAGGAAGCCCTG CGCCGCCTCCCACAGCATATCGTTGATGAGCGCAACTTCCGCATTGTACGTGCCCTCCAGCTCTCCTTGCAAAAGACCGTCCTCCCAAAAGAAGAGTGGACCAAGTTCGAAGAAGACAAATTATACCTCACACCCATTGTTGATCAGGTGAAGAAGGAGAGGCTCGAAAAAGAAAACTGGGAGAAGGAATACTAG